Proteins encoded within one genomic window of Lemur catta isolate mLemCat1 chromosome 23, mLemCat1.pri, whole genome shotgun sequence:
- the RASSF5 gene encoding ras association domain-containing protein 5 isoform X3 encodes MTVDSSMSSGYCSLDEELEDCFFTAKTTFFRNAQSKHAPKSVCKAVEEPRRPPTLQEIKQKIDSYNTREKNCLGMKLSEDGTYTGFIKVHLKLRRPVTVPAGIRPQSIYDAIKEVNLAATTDKRTSFYLPLDAIKQLHISSTTTVSEVIQGLLKKFMVVDNPQKFALFKRTHKDGQVLFQKLSIADCPLYLRLLAGPDTDVLSFVLKENETGEVEWDAFSIPELQNFLTILEKEEQDKIQQVQKKYNKFRQKLEEALRESQGKPG; translated from the exons ATGACCGTGGACAGCAGCATGAGCAGTGGGTACTGCAGCCTGGATGAGGAACTGGAGGATTGCTTCTTCACTGCCAAGACCACCTTTTTCAGGAATGCACAGAGCAAACATGCTCCAAAG AGCGTCTGCAAGGCCGTGGAGGAGCCGCGGCGCCCGCCCACGCTGCAGGAGATCAAGCAGAAGATCGACAGCTACAACACGCGCGAGAAGAACTGCCTGGGCATGAAGCTG AGTGAAGACGGCACCTACACGGGCTTCATCAAAGTGCATTTGAAACTTCGGCGGCCAGTGACAGTGCCTGCGGGGATCCGGCCCCAGTCCATCTACGACGCCATCAAGGAGGTGAACCTGGCGGCCACCACCGACAAGCGGACGTCCTTCTACCTGCCTCTCGATGCCATCAAGCAGCTCCACATCAGCAGCACCACCACGGTCAGTGAAGTCATCCAGGGGCTGCTCAAGAAGTTCATGGTCGTGGACAACCCCCAGAAGTTCGCACTTTTTAAGCGGACACACAAGGACGGACAAG TGCTCTTCCAGAAGCTCTCCATCGCCGACTGCCCCCTCTACCTGCGCCTGCTCGCCGGGCCTGACACTGATGTCCTCAGCTTTGTGCTAAAGGAGAATGAAACCGGAGAGGTGGAG TGGGATGCCTTCTCTATCCCCGAACTGCAGAACTTCCTCACGATCTTGGAGAAAGAGGAGCAGGACAAAATCCAGCAAGTGCAAAAGAAGTATAACAAGTTTAGGCAGAAACTGGAGGAGGCCTTAAGAGAATCCCAGGGCAAACCCGGGTAA